A region from the Corallococcus caeni genome encodes:
- the mxcK gene encoding myxochelin export MFS transporter MxcK has protein sequence MIVLRAPSPAARERPLLWLLAAVQFTHVVDFMMLMPLGPLLMQRLGLSATRFGALVSAYTLASAAMGVLGVFWLDRLERKRTLLLLYAGFIAATLLCGAATGATGLLIARTVAGACAGLMGAVVIAIVSDVVPAERRGQAIGTVMTAYALSAVAGVPLGLGLANLGGWRSPFIALAAVAGAVWFLLLRFLPHVDGHLSQASGAGASTPGLTPRLALGWGLTFTVVFASFLLIPYLGAFMVGNVGLSLTDLPWVYLAGGAATFVSSRGIGRMADRLGPARVLALLLVATMGPHLLFTHLPPSPLPVVALVFVLFMTLTSGRAIPTMALVASRVPPSLRGRYLAVNMAASDGASGLAAWMGGLVLSTAPDGTLLGFARLGWLAVGVSALALGLLWSFAGRAVRLDVSPAP, from the coding sequence GTGATTGTCTTGAGAGCTCCATCCCCCGCCGCGCGAGAGCGCCCGCTGTTGTGGCTGCTGGCCGCGGTGCAGTTCACCCACGTCGTCGACTTCATGATGCTGATGCCGCTGGGGCCGCTCTTGATGCAGCGGCTGGGGCTGTCCGCGACGCGGTTCGGAGCGCTGGTGTCCGCGTACACGCTCGCGTCCGCGGCCATGGGCGTCCTGGGCGTGTTCTGGCTGGATCGCCTGGAGCGCAAGCGCACGCTGCTTTTGCTCTACGCGGGCTTCATCGCGGCCACGCTCCTGTGCGGCGCGGCCACCGGGGCCACGGGGCTGCTCATCGCGCGCACCGTGGCCGGGGCCTGCGCGGGGCTGATGGGCGCGGTCGTCATCGCCATCGTCAGCGACGTGGTGCCCGCGGAGCGCCGGGGCCAGGCCATCGGCACCGTGATGACGGCCTACGCCCTGTCCGCCGTGGCGGGCGTGCCGCTGGGCCTGGGCCTGGCGAACCTGGGGGGCTGGCGCTCGCCGTTCATCGCCCTCGCCGCTGTCGCGGGCGCCGTGTGGTTCCTGCTGCTGCGCTTCCTCCCGCACGTGGACGGGCACCTGTCCCAGGCGTCCGGCGCCGGGGCGTCCACCCCGGGCCTCACGCCCCGGCTGGCTCTGGGCTGGGGCCTCACCTTCACGGTGGTGTTCGCCAGCTTCCTGCTCATCCCCTACCTGGGCGCGTTCATGGTGGGCAACGTGGGCCTGTCCCTCACGGACCTGCCATGGGTGTACCTGGCGGGCGGCGCGGCGACGTTCGTGAGCTCTCGCGGGATTGGCCGGATGGCGGACCGCCTGGGCCCGGCGCGCGTGCTGGCGCTCCTGCTGGTCGCCACCATGGGGCCGCACCTGCTCTTCACGCACCTGCCGCCGTCCCCGCTGCCGGTGGTGGCCCTCGTGTTCGTGCTCTTCATGACGCTCACCTCCGGCCGCGCCATCCCCACCATGGCGCTGGTCGCGTCGCGGGTGCCGCCGTCGCTGCGGGGCCGCTACCTCGCGGTCAACATGGCAGCCAGCGACGGCGCCTCCGGGCTCGCCGCGTGGATGGGCGGCCTGGTGCTCAGCACCGCGCCGGACGGCACGCTCCTCGGCTTCGCGCGGCTGGGCTGGCTGGCGGTGGGCGTGTCCGCGCTCGCGCTCGGTCTCTTGTGGTCCTTCGCGGGCCGCGCCGTGCGGCTGGACGTTTCGCCCGCGCCCTGA
- the mxcL gene encoding myxochelin B biosynthesis transaminase MxcL has protein sequence MSQTAPRHPSLPRPIVGDIKLERSNQLLAEARRWVPGVTQTMMKKPDHFAPGDFPVFLAKGHGALVEDADGQEYIDYIQALGANMLGHNHPAVTETLRKHLAEGIIHSLPTPVEVSSVKALVEVIPGAEMARFFKTGADATSAAVRLARHLTGREHIVTVGYNGWHDHFMYDTPGVPPTVAKLTTRLPLFTPPDEVGLIMHLEQHGPQLACLLLALPYNRTLTREFLLRVKEICAKHGVMFVLDEVVTGFRLALGGAQQYFDVRADFVTLSKGIAAGMPLSAIAGPEKYLSRLSELQVSTTFGGEMLSLAVCEAVIGEYRRTNYIEHIASLGRRLRDGVNAHARETGSTLEVIGYDAVPFFRFSHVIPEHIEKMIPFQAGMARRGVLLRRDLNFISAVHTVEQIDHTIAAAGEVLRELSARSKASAA, from the coding sequence ATGTCCCAGACAGCACCGCGTCACCCGTCCCTGCCCCGCCCCATCGTGGGTGACATCAAGCTGGAGCGCTCCAACCAGTTGCTCGCCGAGGCCCGCCGGTGGGTCCCCGGCGTCACCCAGACGATGATGAAGAAGCCGGACCACTTCGCCCCCGGCGACTTCCCCGTGTTCCTCGCGAAGGGCCATGGCGCGCTGGTGGAGGACGCGGACGGGCAGGAATACATCGACTACATCCAGGCGCTGGGCGCCAACATGCTGGGCCACAACCACCCGGCCGTCACGGAGACCCTCCGCAAGCACCTGGCGGAAGGCATCATCCACTCGCTGCCCACGCCGGTGGAGGTGTCCTCCGTGAAGGCGCTGGTGGAGGTGATTCCGGGCGCGGAGATGGCCCGCTTCTTCAAGACGGGCGCGGACGCCACCTCCGCCGCCGTGCGCCTGGCGCGCCACCTCACCGGGCGCGAGCACATCGTCACCGTCGGATACAACGGCTGGCACGACCACTTCATGTACGACACCCCGGGCGTGCCCCCGACGGTGGCGAAGCTCACCACCCGGCTGCCCCTCTTCACGCCTCCGGACGAGGTCGGGCTCATCATGCACCTGGAGCAGCACGGTCCCCAGCTGGCGTGCCTGCTCCTGGCCCTCCCGTACAACCGCACCCTCACGCGCGAGTTCCTCCTCCGGGTGAAGGAGATCTGCGCGAAGCACGGCGTGATGTTCGTCCTGGATGAAGTCGTCACCGGCTTCCGCCTGGCCCTGGGCGGCGCGCAGCAATACTTCGACGTGCGGGCGGACTTCGTCACCCTGTCCAAGGGCATCGCCGCGGGCATGCCCCTGTCCGCCATCGCGGGCCCGGAGAAGTACCTCTCCCGCCTGAGCGAGCTCCAGGTGTCCACCACCTTCGGCGGCGAGATGCTCTCCCTGGCCGTATGCGAGGCCGTCATCGGCGAGTACCGCCGCACGAACTACATCGAGCACATCGCCAGCCTGGGCCGCCGCCTGCGCGACGGCGTCAACGCCCACGCGCGGGAGACGGGCTCCACGCTGGAGGTCATCGGCTACGACGCCGTGCCCTTCTTCCGCTTCAGCCACGTCATCCCCGAGCACATCGAGAAGATGATCCCCTTCCAGGCCGGCATGGCCCGCCGGGGCGTCCTCCTCCGCCGCGACCTCAACTTCATCAGCGCCGTGCACACCGTGGAGCAGATCGATCACACCATCGCCGCCGCCGGCGAGGTGCTCCGTGAACTGTCCGCGCGCTCCAAGGCCAGCGCCGCCTGA
- a CDS encoding 2,3-dihydro-2,3-dihydroxybenzoate dehydrogenase, protein MSSMTGHAVVTGAAQGIGAAVARKLARTLPVAVFDQNAAGLELLVAELRQQGLKATAFPVDVRDKDGIEDAIGHIESRLGPIQVLANVAGILRVGSVLTQGDEDWMSTFAVNTHGVFHVSRAVAKHMVPRRSGVIVTVGSNAARVPRMQMAAYAASKAASTMFTRCLGLELAQHGIRCNVVSPGSTDTAMQRGMWTDDSGREAVILGSLDTYRTGIPLRRIATPDDIADAVVFLASDQARHITMHDLCIDGGATLGV, encoded by the coding sequence ATGTCTTCAATGACAGGGCACGCGGTGGTGACGGGCGCGGCGCAAGGCATTGGCGCCGCGGTGGCGCGCAAGCTGGCGCGCACCCTGCCTGTCGCGGTGTTCGACCAGAACGCCGCCGGGTTGGAGCTGCTGGTGGCGGAGCTGCGCCAGCAGGGCCTGAAGGCCACCGCGTTCCCGGTGGACGTGCGGGACAAGGACGGCATCGAGGACGCCATCGGGCACATCGAGTCCAGGCTGGGCCCCATCCAGGTGCTGGCCAACGTGGCGGGCATCCTGCGCGTGGGCTCGGTGCTCACGCAGGGCGACGAGGACTGGATGTCCACGTTCGCGGTCAACACCCACGGCGTGTTCCACGTCTCGCGCGCGGTGGCGAAGCACATGGTGCCTCGGCGCTCCGGCGTCATCGTGACGGTGGGCTCCAACGCGGCCCGCGTGCCGCGCATGCAGATGGCGGCCTACGCGGCGTCCAAGGCCGCCTCCACCATGTTCACCCGATGCCTGGGGCTGGAGCTGGCCCAGCACGGCATCCGCTGCAACGTCGTGTCCCCCGGCTCCACCGACACCGCCATGCAGCGGGGCATGTGGACGGATGACTCCGGCCGCGAGGCCGTCATCCTGGGCTCGCTGGACACCTACCGCACGGGCATCCCGCTGCGCCGCATCGCCACGCCGGACGACATCGCGGACGCGGTGGTGTTCCTCGCGTCCGACCAGGCCCGGCACATCACGATGCACGACCTGTGTATCGACGGCGGCGCCACGCTGGGCGTCTAG
- the dhbC gene encoding isochorismate synthase DhbC yields MIPDTKIIGRQQDARTVDGVVGAPAVAREPEALSARLLRDYDAGAFFFASPRRTMLARGVFATVPDAGGSSSLDGLPERVAAVLNASREAAHDIPVAVGAVPFDGRVAAQLVVPMTIQRAGPLVFDGVAAARAPLTGPYTLRPVPEPSAYQDGVSAALKLMREGPLRKVVLSRSLHVDTAAPVDLRQLLHNLARRNPHGYTFAVDLPQRADAAPGAGRRTLIGASPELLVARSGLQVLANPLAGSAARSADPVEDQARATRLMASPKDLHEHAVVIDAVAEALRPFCRTLDVPKGPSLVSTQTMWHLSSRITGELMDPSITSLTLALAMHPTPAVCGHPTALAHAAIGNLEPVHRGYYTGTVGWCDANGDGQWAVTIRCAEADERTLRLFAGAGIVVGSTPEAELAETEAKFRTMLQAMGLGLEAQP; encoded by the coding sequence ATGATTCCTGATACCAAAATCATTGGGCGCCAGCAGGACGCGCGGACGGTGGACGGCGTGGTGGGCGCGCCGGCCGTGGCGCGGGAGCCGGAGGCGCTGTCGGCGCGGCTCCTGCGCGACTACGACGCGGGCGCGTTCTTCTTCGCGTCGCCCCGGCGCACGATGCTGGCGCGCGGCGTGTTCGCCACGGTGCCGGACGCGGGGGGGAGCAGCTCGCTGGACGGTCTGCCGGAGCGCGTGGCCGCGGTGTTGAACGCCTCGCGCGAGGCGGCGCACGACATCCCGGTGGCGGTGGGCGCGGTGCCGTTCGACGGCAGGGTGGCCGCGCAGCTGGTGGTGCCCATGACGATCCAGCGCGCGGGGCCCCTGGTGTTCGACGGGGTCGCTGCCGCGCGCGCTCCCCTGACCGGGCCGTACACGTTGCGGCCCGTGCCGGAGCCCTCCGCGTATCAGGACGGTGTGTCGGCGGCGCTGAAGCTCATGCGTGAGGGGCCGCTGCGCAAGGTGGTGCTGTCTCGGTCGCTGCACGTGGACACGGCGGCGCCCGTGGACCTGCGGCAGCTGCTGCACAACCTGGCCCGGCGCAACCCGCATGGGTACACCTTCGCGGTGGACCTGCCGCAGCGCGCGGACGCGGCCCCCGGCGCGGGTCGGCGCACGCTCATCGGCGCGAGCCCGGAGCTGCTGGTGGCGCGCTCGGGGCTCCAGGTCCTGGCAAATCCGCTGGCGGGCTCCGCGGCGCGCAGCGCGGATCCGGTGGAGGACCAGGCGCGGGCCACGCGGCTGATGGCGTCGCCCAAGGACCTGCACGAGCACGCGGTCGTCATCGACGCGGTGGCGGAGGCCCTGCGGCCCTTCTGCAGGACGCTGGACGTGCCCAAGGGCCCGTCGCTCGTGAGCACGCAGACGATGTGGCACCTGTCCAGCCGCATCACCGGCGAGCTGATGGATCCGTCCATCACGTCGCTGACGCTGGCGCTGGCCATGCACCCCACCCCGGCGGTGTGCGGCCACCCGACGGCGCTGGCGCACGCGGCCATCGGGAACCTCGAACCGGTCCACCGCGGCTACTACACGGGCACCGTGGGCTGGTGCGACGCGAACGGCGACGGGCAGTGGGCCGTCACCATCCGCTGCGCGGAGGCCGACGAGCGCACCCTGCGGCTGTTCGCGGGCGCGGGCATCGTCGTGGGCTCCACGCCGGAGGCGGAGCTCGCGGAGACCGAGGCCAAGTTCCGCACCATGCTCCAGGCCATGGGCCTGGGCCTGGAGGCGCAGCCGTGA
- a CDS encoding (2,3-dihydroxybenzoyl)adenylate synthase, giving the protein MSTAREHLPGCPTWPEDFARRYREAGYWRGETFGQLLRDRARDFGTRVALVGGAHRWTYAELDARVDRLAAGLHALGIRSRDRVVVQLPNVPEFYEVIFALFRMGALPVFALPAHRASEIGYFCAFTEAVAYVIPDRFGGFDYRGLAEQVKASTPTLQHVLVLGDAGSHTALASVAREPVTLEGPSPSDVAFFQLSGGSTGVPKLIPRTHDDYLYSLRASVDVCRFSRDTVYLCALPAAHNFPLSSPGVLGTFYAGGTAVMALSPSPDVAFPLIERERVTVTALVPPLTMVWLDSTLAKKHDLSSLEVLQVGGARLSDEAAARVRPTLGCGLQQVFGMAEGLVNYTRLDDPETRIVTTQGRPMSDADELRVVDDDDVPVAPGETGHLLTRGPYTIRGYYKAEAHNAKAFTPDGFYRTGDLVRLTPEGNLVVEGRAKDQINRGGDKVAAEEVENHLLAHPSVSDAAVVAIPDKFLGERTCAVVIPRGEAPAPSALNAFLRQRGLASFKIPDRIEFVAAFPQTGVGKVSKKALRDSLRQSLSPPSP; this is encoded by the coding sequence GTGAGCACCGCGCGCGAACACCTGCCCGGCTGCCCCACCTGGCCGGAGGACTTCGCCCGGCGCTACCGCGAGGCGGGCTACTGGCGGGGGGAGACCTTCGGCCAGCTGCTGCGCGACCGCGCCCGGGACTTCGGGACGCGCGTGGCGCTGGTGGGCGGCGCGCACCGCTGGACGTACGCGGAGCTGGACGCGCGCGTGGACCGCCTGGCCGCGGGCCTCCATGCGCTGGGCATCCGTTCGCGCGACCGCGTGGTGGTGCAGCTGCCCAACGTGCCGGAGTTCTACGAGGTCATCTTCGCGCTGTTCCGCATGGGCGCGCTGCCGGTGTTCGCGCTGCCGGCGCACCGCGCGTCGGAGATCGGCTACTTCTGCGCCTTCACGGAGGCCGTCGCCTACGTCATCCCGGACCGCTTCGGTGGCTTCGACTACCGGGGGCTCGCGGAGCAGGTGAAGGCCTCCACGCCCACGCTCCAGCACGTGCTGGTGCTGGGTGACGCTGGGAGCCACACCGCGCTGGCGTCCGTCGCCAGGGAACCCGTGACGCTGGAGGGGCCGTCGCCGTCGGACGTGGCGTTCTTCCAGCTGTCCGGTGGCAGCACCGGCGTGCCCAAGCTCATTCCGCGCACGCACGACGACTACCTCTACAGCCTGCGCGCCAGCGTGGACGTGTGCCGGTTCTCGCGGGACACGGTGTACCTGTGCGCGCTGCCCGCGGCGCACAACTTCCCGCTCTCCTCGCCCGGCGTGCTGGGCACCTTCTACGCGGGCGGCACGGCCGTGATGGCGCTGAGCCCCAGCCCGGACGTCGCCTTCCCGCTCATCGAACGCGAGCGCGTCACCGTCACCGCGCTGGTGCCGCCGCTGACCATGGTGTGGCTGGACTCGACGCTGGCGAAGAAGCACGACCTGTCCAGCCTGGAGGTCCTCCAGGTGGGCGGTGCCCGGCTGAGCGACGAGGCCGCCGCGCGCGTGCGCCCCACGCTGGGCTGCGGACTCCAGCAGGTCTTCGGCATGGCCGAGGGCCTGGTGAACTACACGCGGCTGGACGACCCGGAGACGCGCATCGTCACCACGCAGGGCCGCCCCATGTCGGACGCGGACGAGTTGCGCGTGGTGGACGACGACGACGTGCCGGTGGCTCCCGGCGAGACGGGCCACCTGCTCACGCGCGGGCCGTACACCATCCGCGGCTACTACAAGGCGGAGGCGCACAACGCGAAGGCCTTCACCCCGGACGGCTTCTACCGCACGGGCGACCTGGTGCGCCTGACGCCCGAGGGCAACCTCGTGGTGGAGGGGCGCGCGAAGGATCAGATCAACCGAGGCGGCGACAAGGTCGCGGCGGAGGAGGTGGAGAACCACCTGCTCGCGCACCCCTCCGTCAGCGACGCCGCGGTGGTCGCCATCCCGGACAAATTCCTGGGCGAGCGCACCTGCGCCGTCGTCATCCCTCGCGGCGAGGCCCCCGCCCCCTCCGCGCTCAACGCCTTCCTGCGCCAGCGCGGCCTGGCGTCGTTCAAGATCCCCGACCGCATCGAGTTCGTCGCGGCCTTCCCGCAGACGGGCGTCGGCAAGGTCAGCAAGAAGGCGCTGCGCGACAGCCTGCGCCAGTCCCTCTCCCCCCCTTCTCCCTGA
- a CDS encoding isochorismatase family protein → MALPAIAPYSMPGAAELPRNKIAWTPEPRRCVLLIHDMQRYFVDAFTQGQSPVTDLVANIQRLRAHAVKLGIPVVYSAQPGDQTPEQRGLQLDFWGPGVRAGLKQQIIEALAPAEGDTVLTKWRYSAFRNTRLMDLMREQGRDQLIICGIYAHIGCLQTASDGSMSEVRPFLVADAVADFSLEKHRLALDYASQLVAFVTSTQQLIDAMPVKEAAPSVDREQLRADVAELLMESASAIGEDDNLLERGMDSIRLMSLVERWRQGGTEVSFVELAEKPTLTDWYALLAAKQPVSLAPGARAS, encoded by the coding sequence ATGGCACTGCCTGCCATTGCCCCCTATTCGATGCCCGGCGCGGCGGAGCTGCCGCGGAACAAGATTGCGTGGACGCCGGAGCCCCGGCGCTGCGTCCTGCTCATCCACGACATGCAGCGCTACTTCGTGGACGCCTTCACGCAGGGCCAGTCCCCGGTGACGGACCTGGTGGCCAACATCCAGCGCCTGCGCGCGCACGCGGTGAAGCTGGGCATCCCCGTCGTCTACTCCGCGCAGCCGGGAGACCAGACGCCGGAGCAGCGCGGCCTCCAGCTGGACTTCTGGGGCCCGGGCGTCCGCGCCGGCCTGAAGCAGCAGATCATCGAAGCGCTGGCCCCGGCGGAGGGCGACACCGTCCTCACCAAGTGGCGCTACAGCGCGTTCCGCAACACGCGCCTGATGGACCTGATGCGCGAGCAGGGCCGCGACCAGCTCATCATCTGCGGCATCTACGCGCACATCGGCTGCCTCCAGACGGCCAGCGACGGGTCCATGAGCGAGGTGCGCCCGTTCCTCGTCGCGGACGCGGTGGCGGACTTCTCGCTGGAGAAGCACCGGCTGGCGCTCGACTACGCCTCGCAGCTGGTCGCGTTCGTCACCTCCACGCAGCAGCTCATCGACGCCATGCCGGTGAAGGAGGCCGCCCCGTCCGTGGACCGCGAGCAGCTTCGCGCGGACGTGGCGGAGCTGCTCATGGAGTCCGCGTCGGCGATTGGCGAGGACGACAACCTGCTGGAGCGCGGCATGGACTCCATCCGCCTGATGAGCTTGGTGGAGCGCTGGCGGCAGGGCGGCACGGAGGTGTCCTTCGTGGAGCTCGCGGAGAAGCCCACGCTCACCGACTGGTACGCGCTGCTCGCCGCGAAGCAGCCTGTCTCGCTGGCCCCTGGCGCTCGCGCCTCCTAG